GCAAGGATTGAACACCGGAGCCCCGCAAAAAGACTCTGGAATACCGGATGACGAGTATTTCGACCTTATAAAAGACATTCGTGCATTTGACGAAGACTAGAGCTAAAGAGCAGCCAATGAAATTAGACCACATTAATGAAAAGTATAGAGAAATTGCTCGTTTGCCCGATGAAAATAGGATTCAGTTTCTTAACTCAGAGAGATGGATAAATTACCCTGCTGCAAAGAGAGTTTTAGAAGAGCTTGATGATCTTTTAATTGCGCCGCGAAGAACGCGCATGCGCTCGTTACTCATTGTCGGTAATCCAAGCAATGGAAAATCATCCATTCTCGAAACTTTCGTGAAAAAGCATAGCTCGGAGCTAGACGAAACTCTTGAAGACGAAGAAATCTCAGTTCCCATCATAAAAATTGAGACATCAAAGCCCGATATCAAGCAGCTCTATATTGAAATCCTCACGGCTTTTTGGACGCCCTTTCGCCCCTCTCAAACAGAGAACGTATTACGCCAACAAGCAATTCATGTGATGCGTGAGTGTAAATTAAAGATGTTGCTGATTGATGAGTTCCACTCTTTGCTGACGGGTACCGCAAAGCAACAACGTGAAGTAATGAATGAGATAAAGTATCTAAGCAACGTACTGAAAATATCCATCATAGGCGCTGGAACCAAAGAGGCCGTGAACGTTCTCCATACCGATCCTCAATATGCGAGTCGTTTCGACCTTATTCAATTACCTATTTGGCAATTTGACAGGCCATGGCTTCAGTTACTCTTCAGTTTTGAGCAAGGCTTACCGCTTAGAAAGCCATCTAACTTAATTGACAAAGAAAAATCTCAGTTAATACTCAGTATTTCACAGGGGATCCTCGGAAACGTCGATTCGCTCATAAGGCTGTGTGCGATCAAAGCAATTGAATCCGGTAGTGAGGAAATCTCTCTTGCACTCCTTAAGGAATTCAAATGGCACACGCCGACTCGAGGAAACCGACAACTGAAGTTGTAGTAGCAACCAAGTGGTCATTTAAGCCTAAGTCTCTTCCCAACGAGACTCTCTCTTCGTTTGTCGTTCGAGCAGCGTTAGCTCACCATCTAGATCCTATGTCCGCTGCCAACATCATTTGGGGTGCTTGGCGCGCTTGGACGTTCGATATCGATCGCCGACTCCCTGCAGAGCAGCTGCAGCAGCTCGCTCAAAGCCTTGGGGCCGACAAAGATGCGTTAAAGTCGCTGACCATCCACCCTCATATTCATGCCATCTCCAATGATACCTACTCAAACCGGAACCGGTGGTTTTGGGTTACATCACTTGCACACCGTAATGGAGTGCGACGCGAAAGCTATAGCTTTTGTCCACAATGCCTTGGCTCAGATAAGCTTCCTTATTATCGAAGAGAGTGGCGTTACTCTTGGTATGTCTGCTGCCCAATACATAGGTCTTGGTTACTTAGCAGATGCCCACACTGCAGCTATCCGGTGCATCTACATCAGTACCGTCCCGATAATCCAAGTTTACTGTATTGCTCATCATGCAAAAAGCGACTTGATAGTTGGCTCGACAACACTCCTGTTCCCGATTACCTGATTCATGGCCATATAAGAACACTTGAGCACTTAGAAAATCGTGACGAGGATTGGACACGTTGGTTTTACAGTCTTAAATTTCTTGTGAGCCTCTCCCGAAAAATTCTCAATGGTAAGCAAAGGTGCTCCCAATTAATTCTCGCCACACTTAGTGAACACTTTCCCGAGCTCGTACCAATGCACTTAGGTAGCACGAACTTTCCTGATTTAGAGCTCGAATCACGAAGAGCTATCGTGGCCATCGCATTTTATCTGAAGAGCCTTCACTTCAATGACTTTCTGAGCTTACTGGTAGAGCATGCTGTGACTTACTCCTTTTTCACTGAAGGCTCACTCGAGCTCCCTACTGAATATGCTGACATTGCCCCTGAATTGAAAAGGATAACTCACTTAAAATCTAGAAGAGTTCGACGCCTCAATGTATGGCCAGAGCCTCGCAGCGAGGAGTACGTACAACGAAAATTACAAATCGCACTCAAAGAGATAAGAAGTCGTGAAAGATAATCGAACTGGAAAGCTCTATTGTGATGAGTGCGGCAAAAATGTAACCGAATTTAAACGCCGTATTGGTGAGCATAGATTTTGCGACGCGTGCTATGTTCGAATTTTTGAAAAGCGAACTTGCCAGAATTGCAATTCTCAATTCAGAGAGCATCCTACATCAAACGCTAGCTACTGCCGACGATGCCGACCTAAATTCTCACCTTGTGTTCGATGCGGTCGGCTTGATTATAAAGTAAATAAGCTCACTCCCTATGGCGCAGTATGCCATTCTTGTTATCAGTACTTCGTCACACACACACCATGCACAGAGTGCGGTAATTCACTCAAGCGCACATCGCGTTACCTCAGCTTGAAAGCATTCGAACCCTTGTGTGACCTTTGTGCAGAAAAGCGTTTTGATACATGCTCTAACTGCGGCCGAAGAAGACATCCTTTAACGCAAATCTTAGAAGAAAAGTTATGTCGAAAATGCTTCACTTCAAAAACAACAATCTGCAGGATTTGCTCGACTCCATATCCTTCTGGTCATGGCTCACAATGCCGAAATTGCACTTTCACGTTAAGCGTTGAGAGGAAATTACCAATAGATATCGCACTGTTCGAGCACCCCTATACGCAAGAGTATTACAAAAAATTCGCCTACTGGCTCATTAAAGAAACATCAGCGTCCAATGCGGCCACAAAGCTTCACAGTTATATAAGTATGTTCAAAGCCATCGACTCAAACCCTACCGCATGGAACGTTGATGTAAAAACACTCTCTTTAATCGATAAAGCGCAGCTGCGTAAAGACAGTCTCGTCCTTAGATATTTTAACTACCGCTGTATTTCAATTCCGACAGAGCTTTTACGGGACGTCTCAATGCAGAGAGTTATTTCAAAGTGTGTAAACCACTTTCAAAATCCTAACATCCCAAATTCAGTTATCTTTAAAGGCTATGCATCTGAAGTTCTTCAAAAGTGTGAGCAAGGTGAAATTAAAATATCTTCAACCAAGCAATCGTTGAGCACGGCCAACTCGTTGCTCCAATATTTGATAAAGACAAAATCATTTATCTCTAACGCAAGCATTCGAAAATTTTTGGCTCAGCATCCTGGGCAAAGAGCATCAATAACTGGCTTTGTGAACTATTGCCATGAGCACTACGATCTAGAAGAGCTCGAGCTACCACAAAAACCGAAATTAAATGCAAAGGCAGTCGTGAAGCTTTATTTAAAGAATCACCTGTTTACAAAAGCACCATCAATTCAAGAGATACGAGCCTTCATGGTCTTTTGTCACAATGCCCCAGTCGACATGGTGGAGCAATTAACAATGAAGCATGTACTTGTAGCAAGTTCATCTTTTTTGAGCGTGCAGATTGATGGGAAGCTATACCAAGTTGATCTGAGCCAACTCAAAAACGTATCCTTGATGTAGACGCAAACACTCGACCCTAATACCGCGAGCCCTTAAGCTTAAGCTGCGATGACTTCGAATTCGATTTGAAGCACCGAGAAATTCTGTCCACGCAACTTTGCCGTGTATTTGTGATTATTTGCCTCAAACGACAAAAGGCGATAAGGATTTCGTCCAATAAATACGAGTGGACCTTCTACTAAAAACGTCTTGGTCTTCTCCTTTAGCAAAGCATTTAAGTCTTCAACTCTCATCGTCGCATCGGTACCAGGGGGATAGACAGATTTACCTGACGGGTTGTTTGTAGCCCTTAATTTCAAAGTCATGCTTTTATTTTTCGTCATTTTGGCTCCTTGAGTGCCTTTACTAACCCACCTTGATTTGAAGTATGGCTATAGGCTCTGTATTCCCCCAAAAACCCGGCTGGAATCCGTGCCCATACTCCTTTGCTAAGAGCTAGGTGTTTAAATATCTCGTAAAAACTTATCGCTGAAAATGTGCCTTTGACAACACAACCTTGATGCCGTGATGTTTTACCGTTTCTATTGATACGAGGCTCTATCTCGAACAGTGTAACGACTTGCTCTTTAGTTTGAATTTCCAATATGACAATAAAGCGAGGCTTACTTTTATCGCCGGCATGATATGTCCAATCTCCTTGTCTAGGTAGCTCACAGAAATGGAATTTTTCTCCCAGAAGTGCCTTTTCACCGTTTCGAATTGACACTGATTGTATTTCAATAATCTCGCCACTTGCCTTGAGATGATTCAATCGCTCCCATACTTCGATGAGCATGTCGTGTTTTCGAAATGCTGTATGCGCAAACAAACCGCCCTTATCACTATCCGCATTATCGTCGGGGTCTGCTTGACTATGAGATTCTGCTTCTTTTAAATCGCGGTTTGCGCCAGGACTGGTTTTTCGCTCCCTTCTTACCGCCGAAGTCATTTTCATTTGATTTCCTAAAACAATGAAAGGAGGCGTTGAGGCGCTTTTTGATTGCCTATCGTTACTCGGAGGCTTCGTTGAATCCATGCTGGTTTCATCAGGAGACTCATTATTATTCTCTGGTTGCTTCCCCCCAGGCCACCCAGTAGCTTCCTTCTCTGGCCGCTCTGCATTTTCCGACACTGAATTTGTATTTTCTCTATCACGAAAAAAAGGAGGTGTTTGGGGTAAGGAGGCCCCCTTTATGTCAAATACGAGAAATGCTTGGTATTCTGAGGTAGATATGTCCATACCCGACACAAGCATTGCTTGGTCTCCCCCTTGGCACAATGGGAAAGAAATGAATCCGCCATACTTTCGGGATCGGTTGAGCTGATGTCTTACTTTATTATGCACAGATTGAAAATATGGGCTGTTCTCTAACAAGTACACCCATGGACAATCAGCGTCCAACATTTCCATCGTAAGGCCAACGACATAATCGCCTTCCTTGGGCTGATTCTCTAACTTAGTCAAATCAACGTCATAGCGCATCGCTTTCAAAGCATGTGTTGAATCAGACGACAGAAATGCCTTTTTAAACGTTCGGGACGCGCCATATAGCCTGAGAAAAATAACTGAGGAAGGAATAAATACTTTGGAGCCATCTTGTAGGCTGCACATCAAAAACTTCGAACTCCCAAACTCTTTGGGTAATTTGTATTGATAAGGTGGAATGAAATACCGCTTTGGCTCAGATTGACGAAGGCCAAATGCTGAAACAAATGATACTTCAGAAGGTTTAATGACAATGTTCTTCAAAGAGATTCCCTGATGAGACCATAGCGGTGCATCCACCTCCTCTTGGCGTTGCCAACAACTTCCGATTGGAGCAAATACCATATCGAAGAAGCCGACTTTTATAATCTTAAATTCATGCGATTCTCCCAACTTCTCCAAGCAACACTCAATTAATGGCGAATCAGGTGCATCATAATTCCATAAAATCTTCCCTAGAGAATGTACTCTCCAAATATTGTCGTCCTCAGGAAGTGTCTCCATTTTCACGAATCGTAACTCCATACCAAATCATTTGACCTTTCTCTCGGAAATACAAACATAATACTGATAGTATTTCTATTTGATTGGCAGACCTGTGTTGATTGAACGAGTCTCAGAATAGGACCAGTCTTGCAATGACAAGCTGCAACTCAATTCCTTTGTAATTCACCTTTCTAATAGCGACTCTATAAGAGTATCCATTGCCAATTTCCTGACATACCGAAAGAGTACCCTGAAGTGGTGCAATAAACCCGATCACCATTCATCGATCAATTTTTTATAACAAAAATCGTATTAATGATGCACATTAATGTTGATAAGATGTGGCCGACTCGTATAATTTGTTAATACTGAGTTACTTATACTGGAACTAATAAAAATCAAAGGAAATTAGGATGAACTTCAAAAGGACAGCCTTATCAGTAATCGTGGGTACAATTGCTTTTGGCGTGAATTATACGCCTGTTGAGGACTTGGACAATAACCCCGCATCGTTCTTATCAGGAATATCTTGGGGAAAAACGGCTAACGCAAGTGAGCAATGCTACACGGAATTGGGCGGTGAATGCGAAAACATAACCATTATCTACGAGCCACCTCCGGAGTTTTGGTATCCAGATCCCAATTATGGCTATCCAGACTGCTACCCAAACTGCAGTGGTGGCGGCGGAGGAGGCGGTCCGAGCTCATCCACCGGCTCCAATGATCCGTTGACGGCATCAGAAATTGCCGAAATGTCTGAATACTACGGTCACATGCTAGCGATACTAAACGAAAGTTTAGAGCGTGGTACGTTTAAAGTTGAAGAGAGAAATAAGATTTTAAATATGATCTCTGAATTGAGTCAGCTAGTCGACACACTCTCACTCGTTGATGAGCTATCAGGCGAAGATTTAGTGAGTCTTTTATCTCATATGAGTGCGCATACGGTCTCTATTATTTTAGGTGTTGCAATCACGACAGTAAGCGCCGCAGCGATTGCGGCAGCTATAGGCACAAGTACAGCTGCGCTACCCGCTGTTATAGCTGGGTTTGCGATTGCTGAAATGTCACTGATTGTCATGGATTATTATGGTTGGAACGATAGTATCGCGGCGTATTTTGAAAACTTATACAGTGATCTTTATGGTTGGTACGTTGACTTGACACCACCAGAATTTATAGACCCCAAAGATGAAGACCCGTACTGCGATTTAGCTGGTTGGATTGGAGTTCCACAGCCGGGCTGTATAATCAAGTAATGAAAACTAATTAAAAAGGATTAAAGAATGTTATTAAGTGCAATATTTTCCTTATCCACGCTGTATGTAGTGGACATGAATGCAAATAGCGAATTGAGTGCTTCTCTCTTTGCGCCTACGGAGTCAATTGAATTGGTGAGTCGTACAACAGGAGAGACTGAAGTGCTTCGTACGCCTGATTTACCGATTCTATATTTGACGGGGATGGCTGGCGAATGTTTGGTCGAGTCTGAGATGGCGTCACTTCCGAGAGTCTTTTCACGCCCGATGTCTAGCTTAGATGCTTTGAAAGTCCTTGATGGAAATAGTTTCGAAAGCAGAAATGGTCAGATTAGCGAGGAAGATCCGGCTTACAGTCAGTTACGTTTTGCGCAGCCTGGCAATACCTTTGACTGCGAGACGAATGAGCTTATCTCCACACAGGACTACAGAGTTAGCATTGACCTCAGCCAAGCTGAAGAGCTTGATGCAAACTATGGTGGGGTTAGAGTCGACTTCAAGGCGCCAGTTGAGTTTATATCGCTCGACACCCAAGAGAGTCGCACTGGCTGGTTGTATGGCATTAGAGCGAAAATGAT
This genomic interval from Idiomarinaceae bacterium HL-53 contains the following:
- a CDS encoding TniQ protein; its protein translation is MAHADSRKPTTEVVVATKWSFKPKSLPNETLSSFVVRAALAHHLDPMSAANIIWGAWRAWTFDIDRRLPAEQLQQLAQSLGADKDALKSLTIHPHIHAISNDTYSNRNRWFWVTSLAHRNGVRRESYSFCPQCLGSDKLPYYRREWRYSWYVCCPIHRSWLLSRCPHCSYPVHLHQYRPDNPSLLYCSSCKKRLDSWLDNTPVPDYLIHGHIRTLEHLENRDEDWTRWFYSLKFLVSLSRKILNGKQRCSQLILATLSEHFPELVPMHLGSTNFPDLELESRRAIVAIAFYLKSLHFNDFLSLLVEHAVTYSFFTEGSLELPTEYADIAPELKRITHLKSRRVRRLNVWPEPRSEEYVQRKLQIALKEIRSRER